GTCCAACGATCAGCTCAAGCACCGCAACCAGGAATTGGCTGTCTTATATGAATTAGCCCATATGGCTAACCAGCCCGATAACACGCAGCAGATTTGTGTGCGTGGCTTGCAGCAAGCGCTGGAAAATACAGGGGCGCAAGCAGGGCTGATCTTGGTGTTCACAGAAGATAGCCCCGTAATTGCGGCGAGCCGCGGCGTATCGGAGCCTTTCCTTGAGAATGCCTCTGCAAGCCTTTTGCATTTCACTTTCCCCAATAGTCAATCGCTAGAGACATTCGAGCCCTTCATCCTGGACCTGGACAATCCGCCAGAAGCGCTGCCAGAGATGCTCGATAAGATGTTGCATGAAGGGGAGCAGCTTGGGTACCAGATGTTTTTATTGATGCCCATTGCTGCCAATAAGAATCTGCTCGGCATTTTGTTGCTCGCGTGTGGTCATGATGCGTGTATTTCACCGCAGAATCATCAGTTAATCAGCGGTATTTGTAATCAACTGGGTGTCACGATTCAGAACAGCCAGTTATGGGAGAAGTTGACGCAGAAAGAGCAACTCCTGACGCAGTTGCTGACGAAAGTTGTTTCTGCACAGGAAGAAGAGCGCCAGCGCATCAGCCGGGAGCTTCATGATGAAACAGGGCAAGCCCTGACCTCGCTGCTAGTCCAACTCAAAATTCTGGAGCGGTGTAACACAATTGAAGATGCTCGCGCCAGTGTTGAAGATATGCGCCAGCGCACGGCTCGTACATTGCAGGAGGTGCGGCGCTTGGCGGCAGATTTACGTCCTGCGGCACTGGATGACCTGGGGTTGATTTCAGCATTAGAAGGCTACATTTACGAATACGCCAATAAAACCGGCTTGAACGTTGATTTCCAGACGAGCCATCTTGAAGATGTACGACTGCCGCATGATGTGGAGACGCTGCTCTATCGTGTGATCCAGGAAGCCCTGACAAATATTGCTCGTCACGCTAATGCACATCAGGTCACAGTTCACATCCACCAGGAGCATAATCTTATCCTCGCGACTGTGCAGGATAATGGCTGTGGCTTCAATGTGCCGGATGTGCTCAATAGCGGGGAACGGGGCCTGGGGCTGTTAGGTATGCAGGAGCGTGTTCAACTGCTGGGTGGGCAATTTAAGTTGGAGTCGCAGCCTGGAAATGGAACACAGGTCTTTATTGAACTGGCTGTGCCTGAAAATGTGTTATAGGAAATACCATGAATAATGAAGTCACTCGTATTCTGCTAGCCGATGATCATGCCGTTCTGCGCGCTGGCTTGCGCGCACTCCTGAATATCGAACCGGATATTACGGTCATTGGCGAAGCCGGGAATGGCAATGAAACGCTTGAACAAATTGAGGTGTTGCAGCCTGATATTGTGGTGCTGGATTTAATGATGCCCCAGGTTAAGGGGCTGGATATTATCGAGCAAATCACCCGCACTTATCCACACACGCGCGTCCTGGTTTTAACCATGCATGCAGAATCACAATATATCCGCCATGTGATGCAGGCTGGTGGGGCTGGCTATGTGCTTAAGAGCGCGGCAGATACAGAATTAATTAGTGCAATCCGCGAGATTGCCAATGGCAATTCTTACCTGACGCCTGGTGTGACCAATGTTCTCCTGGCGGATTACCGGGAGCAGCATCAGGAGCCGGAGTTAACCCAGCCAACTGATCTTGATCTGCTGAGTGATCGTGAGCGCGAAGTGCTGATTATGACGGCCCTGGGTTATAGCAGTAAGGAAATGGGAGAGATGCTCTTTATCAGCCCTAAGACGGTTGATACATATCGGCAGCGTGTCATGGATAAGTTGCAACTGGAGAGCCGTGCTGAATTGGTTCAGTACGCATTGAAGCATGAACTTTTGGAAGCAAAATGACGGATGAAAAACGCTCGACAACGCGAGATGATCATTA
The Phototrophicus methaneseepsis DNA segment above includes these coding regions:
- a CDS encoding ATP-binding protein, producing the protein MKQRAIWDKFWAWAGRVPLRQKIIGIIVTPLLILGFTIAWWVSNQLGGWLSYLLSEARVEQAMSVGMRSVSIITVFSAVAGLCIGWFLTWVLTRSILDMTWVARRVENGDLSVRAPVWANDEIGELGRAFNAMITSLQASRQELEQSNDQLKHRNQELAVLYELAHMANQPDNTQQICVRGLQQALENTGAQAGLILVFTEDSPVIAASRGVSEPFLENASASLLHFTFPNSQSLETFEPFILDLDNPPEALPEMLDKMLHEGEQLGYQMFLLMPIAANKNLLGILLLACGHDACISPQNHQLISGICNQLGVTIQNSQLWEKLTQKEQLLTQLLTKVVSAQEEERQRISRELHDETGQALTSLLVQLKILERCNTIEDARASVEDMRQRTARTLQEVRRLAADLRPAALDDLGLISALEGYIYEYANKTGLNVDFQTSHLEDVRLPHDVETLLYRVIQEALTNIARHANAHQVTVHIHQEHNLILATVQDNGCGFNVPDVLNSGERGLGLLGMQERVQLLGGQFKLESQPGNGTQVFIELAVPENVL
- a CDS encoding response regulator transcription factor, with translation MNNEVTRILLADDHAVLRAGLRALLNIEPDITVIGEAGNGNETLEQIEVLQPDIVVLDLMMPQVKGLDIIEQITRTYPHTRVLVLTMHAESQYIRHVMQAGGAGYVLKSAADTELISAIREIANGNSYLTPGVTNVLLADYREQHQEPELTQPTDLDLLSDREREVLIMTALGYSSKEMGEMLFISPKTVDTYRQRVMDKLQLESRAELVQYALKHELLEAK